The following are encoded in a window of Roseivirga misakiensis genomic DNA:
- a CDS encoding rhodanese-like domain-containing protein — MKEVSVKELNELRNSGADFQLIDVREPNEFEIAEIGGVLIPMNSVPQNVDKFDREKQVIVHCRSGKRSGDVIQWLETNHGFDNLYNLKGGILAWADEIDTSVQKY; from the coding sequence ATGAAAGAAGTAAGCGTAAAAGAGCTAAACGAACTAAGAAATTCTGGTGCAGATTTTCAATTAATTGATGTTAGAGAACCTAACGAATTTGAGATTGCAGAAATCGGTGGCGTTTTAATTCCCATGAACTCTGTTCCTCAAAACGTTGATAAATTTGACAGAGAGAAGCAGGTGATCGTACACTGCCGAAGCGGCAAAAGAAGTGGTGATGTGATCCAATGGCTAGAAACCAATCATGGCTTTGACAATCTTTACAATTTGAAAGGTGGTATTCTTGCTTGGGCTGATGAAATTGACACTAGCGTTCAGAAG
- a CDS encoding precorrin-2 dehydrogenase/sirohydrochlorin ferrochelatase family protein yields the protein MANELYPVFLKVHQFDTLIIGGGEVGLEKLTFLLKSSPSAKITLVGQSIKDEIKKLAAQHGSVRLFERGYFNEDLTGMQIVIAATENNETNDAIYKEAKRRDILVNVADTPELCDFYMGSIVNKGDLKIAISTNGKSPTVAKRLKEVLNNVLPEEIDDLLQNMRLIRDSLKSNFGEKVKKLNQITESLVSKNKTQSQ from the coding sequence ATGGCTAACGAACTATACCCCGTTTTCCTAAAAGTTCACCAATTCGATACGTTGATTATCGGTGGTGGTGAGGTCGGTTTAGAAAAGCTAACTTTCTTATTGAAAAGTAGTCCATCGGCTAAAATCACCCTAGTTGGTCAGTCTATCAAAGACGAGATAAAGAAACTTGCCGCACAGCATGGTTCGGTTAGGCTTTTTGAAAGAGGCTATTTTAATGAGGATCTAACGGGTATGCAGATTGTGATCGCTGCAACGGAAAATAACGAAACGAACGATGCTATTTATAAGGAGGCAAAACGCAGAGACATTTTAGTAAATGTTGCCGATACTCCCGAACTCTGTGATTTTTACATGGGAAGCATTGTCAATAAAGGGGATTTGAAAATCGCCATTTCGACCAATGGAAAGTCTCCGACAGTCGCCAAGCGATTAAAGGAGGTTTTAAACAATGTTTTACCCGAAGAAATTGACGATTTGCTTCAAAATATGCGCCTGATCAGAGATAGTTTAAAGAGTAATTTTGGAGAGAAAGTAAAAAAGCTGAACCAAATCACAGAATCACTAGTTTCCAAGAACAAGACACAATCCCAATGA
- the cobA gene encoding uroporphyrinogen-III C-methyltransferase codes for MKSTIDPQLTLVGAGPGDPDLITVKGIKAIADADVILYDDLACKDLLQYSKSKTEHIYVGKRVGKHSHTQDTINELIVHFAKEKGHVVRLKGGDPFIFGRGYEEIHYAQAHNVTCQMVPGISSAHAVPALRGIPLTSRGISQSYWVVTATSQTNELTDDISLAAQSSATIVVLMGTRKLRAICEIFQLLNKGETPVAIIQNGSLKNEKFVRGTINSIEQLAEGAQVSSPAVIVIGETVALSEKARLADLASNYIIN; via the coding sequence ATGAAAAGTACGATTGACCCACAATTAACATTGGTCGGTGCAGGGCCGGGTGATCCTGATTTAATAACTGTTAAGGGTATAAAAGCTATTGCTGATGCCGATGTGATCTTGTATGACGACTTGGCTTGCAAAGATTTGCTTCAATATTCTAAAAGTAAAACCGAGCATATTTATGTTGGAAAACGGGTTGGGAAACATAGCCACACCCAAGACACCATCAATGAACTCATCGTCCATTTTGCGAAGGAAAAAGGGCATGTTGTTCGGCTAAAAGGTGGCGACCCTTTTATTTTTGGAAGGGGTTATGAGGAGATACATTACGCACAAGCACACAATGTAACTTGCCAAATGGTACCGGGTATTAGCAGTGCTCACGCTGTCCCTGCCCTACGCGGAATACCGCTGACCAGCCGGGGTATTAGCCAAAGTTATTGGGTAGTAACTGCTACTTCACAGACCAATGAGCTCACCGATGACATTTCATTGGCTGCGCAATCCTCAGCAACCATAGTCGTTTTAATGGGCACCCGAAAACTTCGAGCCATCTGTGAAATTTTCCAGCTCTTGAATAAAGGGGAAACACCTGTGGCTATTATCCAAAATGGCTCACTCAAGAATGAAAAATTCGTGCGAGGAACCATTAATAGCATTGAGCAACTAGCAGAAGGTGCGCAAGTCTCTTCTCCTGCCGTCATAGTAATTGGTGAAACCGTTGCTTTATCTGAAAAAGCGCGACTGGCTGACTTAGCCTCGAATTATATAATCAATTGA